One genomic window of Arthrobacter caoxuetaonis includes the following:
- a CDS encoding type II toxin-antitoxin system PemK/MazF family toxin: MAFSSRNLLGLARMALRAARHLSPGPTRPAPPAPTSRRVPASAPVQASTSAARSGPGDYQGPLSPVYDPHPDGRPDPGEVVWAWVPYEDDPSQGKDRPVLLIGRHGEKLLALMMTTRDRNNSAETDPDYLDIGSGPWDSRGRPSEVKLDRVLQLDPSAIRRQGAVVDRAVFGKVAARLAARRR; encoded by the coding sequence ATGGCTTTTTCCTCCCGAAACCTCCTCGGACTCGCCCGCATGGCACTGCGGGCAGCACGGCACCTTTCCCCCGGTCCGACCCGCCCGGCACCGCCCGCCCCGACCTCCCGCCGCGTGCCGGCTTCGGCGCCGGTACAGGCCTCCACCAGCGCCGCCCGGAGTGGACCCGGTGATTACCAGGGCCCGCTCTCCCCCGTCTACGACCCCCACCCGGACGGGAGGCCCGATCCCGGTGAGGTGGTCTGGGCCTGGGTCCCGTACGAAGATGATCCGAGCCAGGGCAAGGACCGTCCGGTGCTTCTCATCGGCCGGCACGGGGAGAAGCTGCTGGCGCTGATGATGACCACGCGGGACCGCAACAACTCGGCGGAAACTGATCCGGACTACCTCGACATCGGATCCGGCCCGTGGGACAGCCGTGGCCGTCCCAGCGAAGTGAAGCTCGACCGGGTCCTGCAGCTGGACCCGTCAGCGATCCGGCGGCAGGGCGCCGTCGTCGACCGTGCAGTGTTCGGGAAAGTGGCTGCACGCCTCGCCGCGCGTCGCCGATAG
- the holA gene encoding DNA polymerase III subunit delta, with the protein MNPAVPKKSSAKPAAGTVSWRQAAPAPVVLLTGPEEYLAGRAMENIRLQQRSQAPDTEVIRVDAAAYTAGELTLIASPSLFGEAKLIEASNLAHMSEEFLIDTLAYLRDPAPDTVLVLHHSGGNRGKKLLDAVKAAKSPVIDCQPFKKDADKADFVTQEFRTAKRRIDAGAVRALVSAVGSSLSELAAACQQLINDAPGEITEETVEKYYGGRVEATAFKVADAALAGRAGAALSMLRHALATGVDPVPLVAALAMKVRGVARVADLRGSSASLAKDLGMAPWQVDQARRDAQRFSSESLIRAVQVLAEADAQVKGAGRDPVYAVERAVTVIALAASGR; encoded by the coding sequence GTGAATCCGGCCGTACCCAAGAAGTCTTCCGCGAAGCCGGCGGCGGGGACAGTCTCCTGGCGGCAGGCTGCTCCGGCACCGGTTGTCCTGCTCACCGGACCGGAGGAATACCTGGCCGGACGCGCCATGGAGAACATCCGGCTGCAGCAGCGCAGCCAGGCACCTGACACCGAGGTCATCCGGGTCGACGCCGCTGCTTACACTGCCGGGGAACTCACGCTGATTGCCAGCCCTTCGCTTTTTGGTGAAGCCAAGCTCATCGAAGCCAGCAACTTGGCCCACATGAGCGAGGAATTCCTCATTGACACGCTGGCCTACCTTCGGGATCCCGCACCTGACACCGTCTTAGTCCTCCACCACTCGGGCGGCAACCGCGGCAAGAAGCTGCTCGATGCCGTGAAAGCGGCCAAGTCTCCGGTTATCGACTGCCAGCCGTTCAAGAAGGATGCGGACAAGGCTGACTTCGTCACTCAGGAATTCCGCACTGCCAAGCGGCGAATCGACGCCGGGGCTGTGCGGGCCCTGGTCAGTGCGGTCGGTTCCAGCCTTTCCGAGTTGGCGGCCGCGTGCCAGCAGCTCATAAACGATGCACCCGGCGAGATCACCGAAGAGACGGTCGAAAAGTACTACGGCGGCCGGGTTGAAGCTACGGCCTTCAAAGTGGCCGACGCCGCACTGGCCGGGCGCGCGGGCGCAGCCCTGTCCATGCTGCGCCACGCCCTGGCCACGGGCGTGGATCCCGTTCCGCTGGTGGCGGCACTGGCCATGAAGGTCCGCGGCGTTGCCAGGGTCGCGGACCTCCGCGGTTCCTCCGCATCGCTCGCCAAGGACCTTGGCATGGCGCCCTGGCAGGTGGATCAGGCCCGGCGGGACGCCCAGCGGTTCTCCTCCGAGTCCCTCATTAGGGCTGTCCAGGTGCTGGCTGAAGCCGATGCGCAGGTCAAAGGCGCCGGCCGGGACCCGGTGTACGCCGTCGAGCGTGCCGTCACCGTCATCGCACTGGCTGCCTCCGGCCGGTAG
- the rpsT gene encoding 30S ribosomal protein S20, with protein MANIKSQKKRILTNEKARQRNNSVKSELKTLIRNVDTAVTAADKDAAQAALQAATRKLDKAVSKGVIHKNNAANRKSAISKKVNAL; from the coding sequence GTGGCCAATATTAAGTCCCAGAAGAAGCGCATCCTCACCAACGAGAAGGCGCGCCAGCGCAACAACTCGGTGAAGTCCGAGCTGAAGACGCTGATCCGCAACGTGGATACCGCTGTCACCGCTGCTGACAAGGATGCCGCTCAGGCAGCACTCCAGGCTGCTACCCGCAAGCTGGACAAGGCTGTCAGCAAGGGCGTTATCCACAAGAACAACGCGGCTAACCGCAAGTCGGCCATCTCCAAGAAGGTCAACGCGCTCTAA
- the lepA gene encoding translation elongation factor 4, with amino-acid sequence MSPLARFSPVPAATDPAIIRNFCIIAHIDHGKSTLADRMLQLTGVVQQRDMKAQYLDRMDIERERGITIKSQAVRMPWELDDTSYALNMIDTPGHVDFTYEVSRSLAACEGAVLLVDAAQGIEAQTLANLYLAMENDLTIIPVLNKIDLPAAQPEKYAEELAHLIGGDPADVLKVSGKTGVGVEALLDQIVRDIPAPVGDPNAPARAMIFDSVYDTYRGVVTYVRVVDGKLSPRERVQMMSTRASHELLEIGVSSPEPTPSKGLGVGEVGYLITGVKDVRLSKVGDTVTNLAKPAAESLPGYADPKPMVFSGLYPIDGADYPVLRDALEKLMLNDAALVYEPETSAALGFGFRVGFLGLLHLEITRERLEREYNLDLISTAPNVEYEVTLEDNKVVTVTNPSEYPEGKIKEVREPMVSATILAPNEFVGAIMELCQARRGVLGGMDYLSEDRVEIRYRLPLAEIVFDFFDILKSKTRGYASLDWKADGDQVADLVKVDILLQGEQVDAFSSITHKDKAYSYGVMMTGKLRELIPRQQFEVPIQAAIGSRIIARESIRAIRKDVLAKCYGGDISRKRKLLEKQKEGKKRMKMVGRVEVPQEAFVAALSSDESKDKSKK; translated from the coding sequence GTGTCACCTCTGGCCCGCTTCTCACCGGTGCCTGCCGCGACGGATCCGGCGATCATCAGGAACTTCTGCATCATCGCCCATATCGACCATGGCAAGTCCACCCTGGCTGACCGCATGCTCCAGCTCACCGGGGTTGTCCAGCAGCGCGACATGAAGGCGCAGTACCTGGACCGCATGGACATCGAACGCGAACGCGGGATCACCATCAAGTCCCAGGCCGTGCGGATGCCCTGGGAACTGGACGACACGTCCTACGCCCTGAACATGATCGACACCCCGGGCCACGTGGACTTCACTTACGAGGTGTCCCGGTCACTGGCAGCCTGTGAGGGTGCAGTGCTTCTGGTCGACGCCGCCCAGGGCATCGAGGCCCAGACGCTGGCCAACCTCTACCTGGCGATGGAGAACGACCTCACCATCATTCCGGTCCTGAATAAGATCGACCTCCCGGCAGCGCAGCCGGAAAAGTACGCCGAGGAGCTGGCGCACCTGATCGGCGGTGATCCGGCGGACGTGCTGAAGGTCTCCGGCAAGACCGGCGTCGGCGTTGAAGCCCTGCTGGACCAGATCGTCCGTGACATTCCCGCACCGGTCGGCGACCCCAACGCACCGGCACGCGCCATGATCTTCGATTCGGTCTACGACACCTACCGCGGCGTGGTCACGTACGTTCGCGTGGTTGACGGCAAGCTCTCGCCCCGCGAACGCGTGCAGATGATGTCCACCCGCGCCAGCCACGAACTGCTGGAAATCGGTGTCAGCTCGCCGGAACCCACACCCTCCAAGGGCCTGGGTGTCGGCGAGGTGGGTTACCTCATCACCGGCGTGAAGGACGTCCGGCTCTCCAAGGTTGGTGACACGGTCACCAACCTCGCCAAACCGGCAGCCGAATCGCTGCCCGGCTACGCCGATCCCAAGCCAATGGTGTTCTCGGGGCTTTACCCGATCGACGGCGCCGACTATCCGGTGCTGCGCGATGCGCTGGAAAAACTGATGCTCAACGACGCCGCGCTGGTATACGAACCCGAGACCTCGGCGGCACTGGGCTTCGGTTTCCGTGTGGGTTTCCTTGGCCTGCTGCACCTGGAAATCACCCGCGAACGGCTCGAGCGCGAGTACAACCTGGACCTCATCTCCACCGCACCGAACGTGGAGTACGAGGTGACGCTCGAGGACAACAAGGTGGTCACAGTGACCAACCCGAGCGAGTACCCGGAAGGCAAGATCAAAGAGGTCCGCGAGCCGATGGTGTCCGCGACCATCCTGGCACCGAACGAATTCGTTGGCGCCATCATGGAGCTGTGCCAGGCCCGCCGCGGCGTCCTGGGCGGCATGGACTATCTCTCTGAGGACCGGGTCGAGATCCGGTACCGCCTGCCGCTGGCCGAAATCGTCTTCGACTTCTTCGACATCCTGAAGTCCAAGACACGCGGTTATGCCTCGCTGGACTGGAAGGCCGACGGCGATCAGGTGGCCGACCTGGTCAAGGTGGACATCCTGCTCCAGGGTGAGCAGGTGGATGCTTTCAGCTCCATCACCCATAAGGACAAGGCCTACTCCTACGGCGTCATGATGACCGGAAAGCTCCGGGAGCTGATCCCGAGGCAGCAGTTCGAGGTGCCGATCCAGGCCGCCATCGGCTCGCGGATCATTGCGCGTGAATCCATCAGGGCCATCCGCAAGGACGTGCTTGCCAAGTGCTACGGCGGCGATATCAGCCGTAAGCGCAAGCTGCTGGAGAAGCAGAAGGAAGGCAAGAAGCGGATGAAGATGGTGGGTCGCGTCGAGGTTCCCCAGGAAGCCTTCGTCGCCGCACTGTCCTCCGACGAGTCCAAGGACAAATCCAAGAAGTGA
- a CDS encoding reductase, with product MRRVLILGGTAWLGREIARQLLDRGDAVTCLSSGTSGTPPAGAELIVRDRLLPDAYTEVEGQPWDEVIELAYEATLVSGALRALGPTAAHWTLVSSVSVYADDSVPGADESAALVESVGAEDYAQAKAAAERLSSQALGDRLLIIRPGLLAGAGDPSDRFGYWPARFALAGSGPVLVPELDEFSVQVLEAGDLASWLAAAGARGLTGVFNATGDSHPFREVLELAAEAAGFSGEMIIAPEAWLLGRNVRYWSGPRSLPLWLPAADAGFALRSNSAFHAEGGEPALLSHTLDRVLQDERDRGLDRPRSSGLSRAEELELLGMLASEHS from the coding sequence ATGCGCAGAGTACTGATTCTCGGAGGGACAGCCTGGCTCGGCCGGGAAATCGCCCGGCAGCTGCTGGACCGGGGCGACGCCGTAACGTGCCTCTCCAGCGGCACCTCGGGAACCCCGCCCGCCGGCGCTGAACTCATTGTTAGGGACCGCCTGCTGCCGGACGCTTACACGGAAGTGGAAGGCCAGCCATGGGACGAAGTGATCGAACTGGCGTACGAGGCCACGCTTGTCTCCGGCGCGTTGCGGGCACTCGGCCCGACGGCAGCCCACTGGACACTCGTATCCTCCGTCTCTGTCTACGCTGACGATTCGGTTCCCGGCGCGGATGAGTCTGCCGCGCTGGTGGAGTCCGTCGGGGCGGAAGACTATGCCCAGGCAAAAGCCGCCGCTGAGCGTCTCAGTTCCCAGGCGCTCGGGGACCGGCTGCTGATCATCCGGCCCGGGCTCCTTGCCGGAGCGGGAGATCCGAGCGACCGCTTTGGCTACTGGCCGGCCCGCTTCGCGCTGGCCGGCAGTGGTCCGGTCCTGGTGCCGGAACTCGATGAATTCTCGGTGCAGGTCCTGGAGGCCGGTGACCTGGCGTCCTGGCTGGCAGCTGCGGGGGCCCGCGGACTGACCGGGGTATTCAACGCCACGGGAGACAGCCACCCGTTTCGCGAAGTCCTGGAGCTCGCTGCCGAAGCCGCCGGTTTCAGCGGTGAAATGATCATCGCGCCGGAGGCCTGGCTGCTGGGCAGGAACGTAAGGTACTGGTCGGGACCGAGGTCGCTGCCGCTGTGGCTGCCCGCGGCCGACGCCGGCTTTGCCCTGCGCAGCAACAGCGCTTTCCACGCTGAGGGCGGAGAGCCGGCACTGCTCAGCCACACGCTGGACCGGGTCCTGCAGGACGAGAGGGACCGCGGACTGGACCGGCCCCGCAGCTCCGGGCTCAGCCGCGCCGAAGAGCTGGAACTGCTGGGGATGCTGGCCTCGGAGCACAGCTGA
- a CDS encoding pentapeptide repeat-containing protein, with translation MAGKALAAPRIGRITLPVLEAGDPEGLRPHGRYDGESYTGGDLSGRVLDGISFSECELVSIYGHEASLRNARFLDTRIERFNAPVLTAPGLVLRDAAVEGSRIGSAEAFSSQWNSVRISGSKLDFLNLRGSVLRDVSFNDCVIGELDLSGAKLTRASFEGSRIDTLVLDQAVLEHVDLRGAAIRGISGVGFLRGATLSALQLEEMAAMLADHLGIRVEG, from the coding sequence ATGGCTGGGAAAGCACTTGCCGCTCCGCGAATTGGCCGCATCACCCTTCCCGTGCTGGAAGCGGGCGATCCAGAGGGGCTCCGGCCGCACGGGCGTTACGACGGCGAGAGCTACACCGGCGGTGACCTCAGCGGACGCGTCCTTGACGGCATTTCCTTCAGCGAGTGTGAGCTGGTCAGCATCTATGGACACGAGGCCAGTCTTCGGAATGCCCGGTTCCTGGATACCAGGATCGAGCGGTTCAACGCCCCCGTCCTCACCGCGCCCGGCCTGGTTCTTCGCGACGCCGCCGTTGAGGGCTCCCGCATAGGTTCCGCCGAGGCCTTCTCCTCGCAATGGAATTCAGTCCGCATTTCCGGCAGCAAACTCGATTTCCTGAACCTGCGCGGATCGGTGCTCAGGGACGTGTCCTTTAACGACTGCGTCATCGGAGAACTCGATCTCAGCGGAGCCAAACTCACCCGTGCCTCTTTTGAAGGCTCCCGGATCGACACCCTGGTGCTGGACCAGGCAGTCCTTGAACATGTTGATCTCCGAGGGGCAGCGATCCGCGGCATCTCCGGCGTTGGGTTCCTCCGCGGCGCAACTCTCAGCGCGCTGCAGCTGGAAGAGATGGCAGCCATGCTTGCCGACCATCTGGGGATCAGGGTGGAGGGCTAA
- a CDS encoding TetR/AcrR family transcriptional regulator — protein sequence MIERNAMGKAADGHPVSARVRRRKATDQAIAAAAVEAALELGFDRVTVEMICSAAGVSRSTFFNYYSSRDAAIIGRTIAAPTPEQTDRAMSGHPGSPVDGLLDLVVPAVASFATGPELRTARARLLAGQPAALRQYSAGLILVQNNLTEAAEAWLTAHPESARLPGRPRVEATLAVTAVYAAMQAVTGGWSIPLREVPDPLAACHCVIESLRTLVGLREPTPPGPAEILKLPVPAEEVPATGLRERKRRDTESRLELAAVRFALERGFAGVTVDEICREAVVSRSTFFNYFPAREAAIVGRPLEVLTGAAAADVLAPHGNDLPTGVFALMAESLMRARVNPDVARLRTELALKEQAARDAGTATLVDAGEALMNVVRDWLIANPQHARLPGQPAAEAVLASNAAYAGVSVLRAGWLAVAGDPEASAATFAAAMDDLRTVLEDRAPDNTAESA from the coding sequence GTGATTGAGAGGAACGCGATGGGCAAGGCCGCAGACGGACATCCTGTTTCGGCACGCGTGCGCCGGCGGAAGGCGACGGACCAGGCCATCGCCGCCGCCGCCGTGGAAGCCGCCCTCGAACTTGGTTTTGACCGCGTCACGGTCGAAATGATCTGCTCGGCTGCAGGTGTTTCGCGAAGCACCTTTTTCAACTACTACTCGTCGCGGGATGCTGCGATTATCGGGCGAACCATCGCCGCACCCACCCCGGAGCAGACAGACCGCGCAATGTCGGGGCATCCGGGCTCCCCTGTCGATGGCCTGCTGGACCTGGTGGTCCCGGCCGTAGCGAGCTTCGCCACCGGTCCCGAACTCCGCACCGCCCGTGCGCGGCTGCTGGCTGGGCAGCCCGCCGCCCTCCGTCAGTATTCGGCCGGACTGATCCTGGTGCAGAACAACCTGACCGAAGCTGCGGAGGCCTGGCTCACCGCGCATCCCGAGTCAGCACGGCTGCCCGGCAGGCCGCGCGTTGAAGCGACCCTGGCGGTCACTGCTGTCTATGCAGCCATGCAGGCGGTGACCGGTGGCTGGAGCATCCCGCTGCGCGAGGTCCCGGACCCGCTGGCAGCCTGCCATTGCGTCATCGAGTCCCTGCGGACGCTGGTCGGCCTGCGGGAGCCCACCCCTCCCGGTCCTGCGGAAATCCTAAAGCTTCCGGTGCCGGCGGAGGAGGTGCCGGCCACGGGCCTGCGCGAGCGTAAACGCCGCGACACGGAGAGCCGCCTTGAACTCGCGGCAGTGCGGTTTGCCCTCGAGCGCGGTTTTGCGGGAGTGACGGTAGACGAGATTTGCCGGGAGGCGGTGGTCTCCCGCAGCACTTTCTTCAATTACTTCCCGGCCCGGGAAGCTGCGATCGTTGGCCGGCCTCTCGAAGTTCTCACCGGCGCCGCAGCGGCGGATGTGCTCGCTCCGCACGGCAACGATCTTCCGACGGGCGTGTTCGCACTCATGGCCGAGTCTTTGATGCGGGCCAGGGTGAATCCCGACGTGGCCCGCCTGCGCACTGAACTGGCGCTCAAGGAGCAGGCTGCACGTGATGCGGGGACCGCCACGCTCGTCGACGCCGGGGAAGCGCTTATGAACGTTGTGCGAGACTGGCTCATCGCCAATCCGCAGCATGCCCGGCTTCCGGGCCAGCCTGCAGCTGAAGCAGTGCTTGCTTCGAATGCGGCCTACGCCGGAGTCTCGGTTCTTCGTGCCGGCTGGCTCGCAGTTGCCGGGGATCCGGAAGCAAGTGCAGCGACGTTCGCAGCCGCCATGGACGACCTGCGTACCGTTCTCGAAGACCGCGCGCCGGACAATACCGCGGAATCTGCCTGA